The following proteins are encoded in a genomic region of Nicotiana sylvestris chromosome 4, ASM39365v2, whole genome shotgun sequence:
- the LOC138889616 gene encoding uncharacterized protein, giving the protein MFNAVNSVMEMFKAFMANQNERRDEISPQSNRQNNSKSSRVNEFLKLSPPVFHGSIVDEDPMLWLEGVKKALRAMKAFDDKVVELAAYQLRDVAGTWFEMWEKERDENDGPPTWEEFKETFMANFILKEDRETKATEFEQLKQENKSVLEYYMEFIRLAKHASHMVKTEKAKIRKFAGGLAYHIKDTTSAAVVGMTTFSSTMGFTNHLEKDRQQRREEK; this is encoded by the coding sequence ATGTTTAATGCAGTCAACAGTGTTATGGAGATGTTTAAAGCCTTCATGGCCAACCAGAATGAGAGAAGAGATGAGATTTCACCTCAATCAAATAGACAGAACAATTCTAAGTCCTCAAgagtgaatgaatttttgaagttgagtcCTCCAGTGTTCCATGGTTCTATAGTTGACGAAGATCCAATGTTGTGGTTGGAGGGTGTGAAGAAAGCCCTTCGAGcaatgaaagcatttgatgataaAGTTGTAGAGCTGGCTGCTTACCAGCTTAGAGATGTGGCTGGCACATGGTTTGAGATGTGGGAGAAGGAAAGAGATGAAAATGATGGTCCGCCTACTTGGGAAGAATTTAAAGAGACTTTCATGGCTAACTTTATCCTGAAAGAGGATAGGGAAACTAAGGCTACAGAGTTCGAACAGCTTAAGCAAGAGAATAAAAGTGTGCTAGAGTACTACATGGAATTTATAAGGTTAGCTAAGCATGCTTCTCACATGGTTAAGACAGAGAAAGCAAAGATTCGCAAGTTTGCTGGCGGTTTGGCTTACCACATTAAGGATACGACATCAGCTGCAGTGGTAGGAATGACAACTTTCTCCTCTACTATGGGGTTCACCAATCACTTAGAAAAAGACAGACAacaaaggagagaagaaaaatag